The Anolis sagrei isolate rAnoSag1 chromosome Y, rAnoSag1.mat, whole genome shotgun sequence genome contains a region encoding:
- the LOC132769690 gene encoding prenylated Rab acceptor protein 1 → MASKTSPEHLFNPATEMETAGTVLGTKIPLPAALLPPGPAKEWLDQRRATIRPWANFVDQRRFGKPRNFGELCKRLVRNVEYFQSNYVFVFLGLILYCLITSPLLLIALAVFFGACYIIYLKTQHSQLVLFGRELSTAHQYGLAGGVSFPFFWLAGAGSAVFWVLGATLVVIGSHAAFHELESGETEELQMEPV, encoded by the exons ATGGCGAGCAAAACCAGTCCGGAGCATCTCTTCAATCCGGCCACGGAGATGGAGACGGCCGGGACAGTGCTGGGCACCAA gATCCCCCTCCCGGCAGCCCTTCTTCCCCCGGGTCCGGCCAAGGAGTGGCTGGACCAGCGCCGCGCCACCATCCGCCCCTGGGCCAACTTCGTGGACCAGCGCCGCTTCGGGAAGCCGCGCAACTTTGGGGAGCTCTGCAAGCGCCTGGTCCGCAACGTGGAGTACTTCCAGAGCAACTACGTCTTCGTCTTCCTCGGCCTCATCCTCTACTGCCT CATCACGTCTCCACTCCTCCTGATTGCGCTGGCCGTCTTCTTTGGAGCCTGTTACATCATCTACCTGAAGACCCAGCACTCCCAGTTGGTCCTCTTTG gGCGGGAGCTGAGCACGGCCCACCAGTACGGCCTGGCTGGAGGggtctccttccccttcttctggcTGGCCGGAGCCGGGTCCGCCGTCTTCTGGGTCCTGG GTGCCACACTGGTGGTCATTGGTTCGCATGCGGCCTTCCACGAATTGGAGTCTGGGGAGACGGAGGAGCTGCAGATGGAGCCCGTCTGA
- the LOC137095371 gene encoding cornifelin homolog has translation MAYQTEIISSQPQGGMTTSYTFSSQGAWGSDLCDCCGDMGACLCATFVPCVFACRVAEQAGECCCLPYLPGSLVALRTGVRERYHIEGSICSDWVVMSCCPLCGLCQLSRELNNKN, from the exons ATGGCGTACCAGACGGAGATCATCTCCTCCCAGCCGCAGGGAGGCATGACCACCAGCTACACCTTCAGCAGCCAAGGGGCCTGGGGCTCCGACCTCTGCGACTGCTGCGGGGACATGGGCGCAT GCTTGTGTGCCACCTTTGTGCCCTGCGTCTTTGCCTGCCGCGTGGCGGAGCAGGCCGGAGAGTGCTGCTGCCTGCCCTACCTGCCCGGCAGCCTCGTCGCCCTCCGCACCGGCGTCCGGGAGAGGTACCACATCGAG GGCTCCATCTGTTCGGACTGGGTGGTGATGTCCTGCTGCCCGCTCTGCGGACTCTGCCAGCTCTCCAGGGAACTCAACAACAAGAACTGA